From one Synechocystis sp. PCC 6803 substr. PCC-P genomic stretch:
- the ldpA gene encoding circadian clock protein LdpA yields MTSSEISLISGKTDNFPGHQYHGPRQSLERGRWVKLICGASYQDLTAIRNLVLVYTLAGVDCIDLAADPAVVRVAQEGIKVALSLANSSHYEVETFDYSIQPPWLMVSLNDGEDPHFRKAQFDPQKCPPDCPRPCAQVCPAWAITSDADEVVPTGVWAEKCYGCGRCLPICPQGIITTYSHQATVTSLVPWLELGQIAALEIHTQVGHEERFQQLWRSLAPVLTQLQAIAISCPYHAEAVEYLQTISGWLGPLAMPTIWQTDGRPMSGDIGRGTTHLCLHYADQVLQSSLSGFVQLAGGTNCHTITKLSSQDFSVHQSKRMVNGVAFGSCARTLIAPVLQAAEARQQNPLAPLHLEDYPDLLQQAIALAQSLVQPWKERRTFSENVSNNIDNNLQ; encoded by the coding sequence GTGACAAGTAGCGAAATTTCACTTATCTCCGGGAAAACAGACAATTTCCCTGGCCACCAATACCATGGCCCCAGGCAATCCCTGGAGCGGGGACGCTGGGTGAAATTAATTTGTGGAGCTAGCTATCAGGATTTAACTGCCATTCGAAATTTAGTCTTGGTCTACACGTTGGCAGGGGTAGACTGTATTGACTTGGCAGCGGATCCGGCGGTGGTGCGGGTGGCCCAGGAAGGCATCAAAGTTGCTTTATCTTTAGCCAATTCCTCTCACTATGAAGTTGAAACATTTGACTATTCGATCCAACCCCCTTGGTTGATGGTGAGCCTCAATGATGGGGAAGATCCCCATTTTCGCAAAGCCCAGTTTGATCCCCAAAAGTGTCCTCCGGATTGTCCCCGACCCTGTGCTCAGGTTTGTCCAGCTTGGGCGATCACCAGTGATGCTGATGAAGTTGTCCCCACAGGAGTGTGGGCGGAAAAATGTTACGGTTGTGGCCGCTGTTTACCCATCTGTCCCCAGGGAATTATTACTACTTATTCTCATCAAGCAACGGTGACTAGTCTGGTCCCTTGGTTGGAGTTGGGACAAATCGCTGCCCTGGAAATCCATACCCAGGTGGGACATGAAGAACGGTTTCAGCAACTCTGGCGTAGTCTGGCTCCGGTATTGACTCAACTCCAGGCGATCGCCATTAGTTGCCCCTACCATGCCGAGGCGGTGGAGTATCTGCAAACCATCTCTGGCTGGCTGGGGCCATTAGCAATGCCGACAATTTGGCAAACCGATGGCAGGCCCATGAGTGGGGACATTGGCCGGGGTACTACCCATCTTTGTCTCCACTACGCTGATCAGGTGCTGCAATCTTCCCTATCGGGGTTTGTGCAGTTGGCCGGGGGCACCAATTGCCACACTATCACCAAGTTAAGCTCCCAAGACTTTTCTGTTCACCAATCAAAACGAATGGTTAATGGCGTTGCTTTTGGCAGTTGCGCTCGCACCCTCATTGCCCCGGTGTTGCAGGCGGCAGAAGCTAGACAGCAGAATCCCCTTGCCCCACTCCATTTGGAAGATTATCCCGATTTACTCCAGCAGGCGATCGCCTTGGCCCAGTCTTTGGTGCAACCCTGGAAGGAACGTCGGACATTTTCGGAGAATGTCTCCAACAATATTGACAATAATTTGCAGTAA
- the ebsA gene encoding type IV pilus biogenesis protein EbsA, producing the protein MSSTAISQLQPADKREVIVYQPYYPDKNKQKLLPLALALYQLGQVEGARRIEGGENLSFVATWFVSRLPSELTRCRMQFDGQADLSYEMTVLNSEFMDYLIDLIAGYEESKNIDFPQNFYRKLLRLDDVSTL; encoded by the coding sequence ATGTCTAGCACTGCCATTAGCCAGCTCCAGCCCGCCGATAAAAGGGAGGTAATCGTTTACCAACCTTACTACCCGGATAAAAATAAACAAAAGTTGTTGCCGTTGGCCCTTGCTCTTTACCAATTGGGGCAAGTGGAAGGGGCCCGGCGCATTGAGGGGGGGGAAAATCTTTCCTTTGTGGCCACTTGGTTTGTGTCCCGTTTACCCTCGGAACTGACTCGCTGCCGGATGCAATTCGATGGGCAGGCGGATTTGAGTTATGAAATGACTGTGCTCAATTCAGAGTTTATGGACTATTTGATTGATCTAATTGCGGGATACGAGGAGAGTAAGAATATTGACTTTCCGCAAAATTTTTACCGTAAGCTTTTGCGGTTAGACGATGTTTCTACCCTTTAG
- a CDS encoding phosphotransacetylase family protein, which produces MANSPQCLLVGSLEPYSGKSGIILGLARLLQQQGMAIAYGKPIGTAMNKAAAALEEADIEFISQSLELAPAQVRKPLVFLDEKTITRRLQGQDQTNYAEALEASIQGLTADLVLLEGPGNLWEGSLFGLSFSELAAKINAAVLLVGRYHSPLVVDGLLKARQTLGDSLKGVVINDIPLEALPETKDLVKPFLESHGIAVLGLLAEDRLLRSVSVRELAHQLNAKVLCSEEHLDLMVESLTIGAMNVNSALEYFRQGENKAVVTGGDRTDLQLAALETSTSCLILTGHAGPQPLIISRAQDLEIPILSVDQDTLTTVEIVDQAFGNVRLQEPVKVQCIQQLIATHFDLQAFQEIMAKG; this is translated from the coding sequence GTGGCCAATTCACCCCAATGTTTATTAGTCGGGTCTTTGGAGCCCTACAGCGGCAAATCGGGGATTATTCTCGGTTTGGCCCGGCTTTTGCAACAACAGGGCATGGCGATCGCCTACGGCAAGCCCATTGGTACGGCCATGAATAAGGCGGCGGCAGCCCTGGAAGAAGCAGACATTGAATTTATTAGCCAGAGTTTGGAGTTGGCACCAGCCCAGGTGCGTAAACCCCTGGTATTTTTGGACGAAAAGACCATTACCCGACGCCTCCAAGGCCAGGATCAAACTAATTATGCCGAAGCCCTAGAGGCATCCATCCAAGGTCTAACGGCGGATTTAGTTTTGTTGGAAGGTCCAGGCAATCTCTGGGAAGGTAGTTTATTCGGGCTTTCCTTTTCTGAATTAGCGGCCAAAATTAACGCTGCAGTGCTGTTGGTGGGTCGCTACCATTCCCCCTTGGTGGTGGATGGCCTCCTCAAAGCTCGACAAACCCTGGGGGATAGCCTCAAAGGGGTGGTGATCAATGACATTCCCCTGGAGGCCTTGCCGGAGACCAAAGATTTGGTCAAGCCTTTTTTGGAAAGCCATGGTATTGCGGTGCTTGGTCTGTTGGCGGAAGACCGTTTGCTCAGAAGCGTTAGTGTGCGGGAACTAGCCCATCAACTAAATGCCAAAGTCCTCTGTAGTGAAGAGCATCTGGATTTGATGGTGGAGAGTCTCACCATTGGGGCTATGAACGTTAACTCTGCCCTGGAATATTTCCGTCAAGGGGAAAATAAAGCTGTGGTCACCGGCGGCGATCGTACCGATTTACAACTAGCTGCCCTAGAAACCTCCACCAGTTGCTTAATTTTGACTGGCCACGCCGGACCTCAACCCCTGATTATCAGCCGAGCCCAGGATTTAGAAATTCCCATCCTCTCTGTGGACCAAGACACCCTAACCACCGTGGAAATTGTTGATCAGGCCTTTGGTAATGTACGCCTGCAAGAACCAGTCAAGGTGCAATGTATCCAACAGTTGATTGCCACCCATTTTGATCTCCAAGCCTTTCAGGAAATCATGGCTAAGGGTTAG
- the cmpR gene encoding HTH-type transcriptional activator CmpR: protein MKNATLHQFEVFAAIARTGSFTKAAEELFLTQPTVSQQMKQLTKAIGVPLYEQIGRKIYLTEAGQAVLDASKNITSCLDQLQEVIADLQGLKKGNLRLATITTGKYFVPRLLGEFRQQYPGISISLQIGNRQQILERLANNLDDLYFLGKPPSNLDINIRHFLENPLVVIASRQHPLVKEKKISLERLVNEPLIMRESGSGTRMAVEEFFSENRLKMNVEMEISSNEAIKQAVYGGLGISILSLYSLALEGINGPLAVLDVEGFPLQKHWYIIYQKSKQLSIVAQTFLDYLFAHDEAVSIAQIF, encoded by the coding sequence ATGAAAAATGCCACCCTCCACCAATTTGAGGTTTTTGCGGCGATCGCCAGGACGGGGAGTTTCACCAAGGCGGCGGAGGAATTGTTTCTGACCCAGCCCACGGTTTCCCAGCAGATGAAGCAACTCACCAAGGCGATCGGGGTGCCGCTTTATGAACAAATTGGCCGAAAAATCTATTTAACCGAAGCAGGACAAGCGGTTTTAGACGCTAGCAAAAACATTACCTCTTGCCTGGATCAATTGCAGGAAGTGATTGCTGACCTCCAGGGCTTAAAAAAAGGTAACCTGCGCCTAGCAACTATTACCACAGGCAAATATTTTGTGCCACGACTTTTGGGGGAATTTCGTCAACAATATCCAGGCATTTCCATCTCTCTACAAATTGGCAATCGTCAACAAATTTTGGAGCGTTTGGCGAATAATTTAGACGATTTATACTTTTTGGGTAAACCGCCCTCAAATCTTGATATTAATATCCGCCACTTTTTAGAAAATCCCCTCGTGGTAATTGCGTCTCGCCAGCACCCATTAGTCAAGGAAAAGAAAATTTCTTTGGAAAGACTAGTCAATGAACCCTTGATTATGAGGGAATCAGGCTCTGGAACCAGAATGGCAGTGGAAGAATTTTTCAGCGAAAACCGCCTAAAAATGAATGTAGAGATGGAGATTAGTAGTAATGAAGCCATTAAACAGGCAGTTTATGGTGGGCTGGGAATCTCAATTTTATCGCTGTATTCTTTGGCATTGGAGGGAATCAATGGCCCCCTAGCGGTGCTAGACGTGGAAGGATTTCCCTTACAAAAACACTGGTATATTATTTATCAAAAATCGAAGCAATTATCCATTGTGGCCCAAACTTTTTTAGATTATTTGTTTGCCCATGATGAAGCAGTTTCCATTGCCCAAATTTTTTAA
- a CDS encoding CmpA/NrtA family ABC transporter substrate-binding protein — MGSFNRRKFLLTSAATATGALFLKGCAGNPPDPNAASTGTNPSPQAAGDISPEMMPETANIKLGYIPIVEAAPLIIAQEKGFFAKYGMTGVEVSKQANWASARDNVTIGSQGGGIDGGQWQMPMPHLITEGIITNGNKVPMYVLAQLITQGNGIAVAPMHEGKGVNLDITKAADYIKGFNKTNGRKFKAAHTFPNVNQDFWIRYWFAAGGVDPDTDIDLLAVPPAETVQGMRNGTMDAFSTGDPWPYRIVTENIGYMAGLTAQIWPYHPEEYLAIRADWVDKNPKATKALLKGIMEAQQWIDDPKNRPEVVQIVSGRNYFNVPTTILESPFKGQYTMGDGQPAIDDFQKGPLYWKDGIGNVSYPYKSHDLWFLTESIRWGFHKNAIPDLDTAQKIIDKVNREDLWREAATEAGFTADIPSSTSRGVETFFDGITFDPANPSAYLQSLAIKKV, encoded by the coding sequence ATGGGTTCATTCAATCGACGTAAATTTTTGCTCACCTCCGCCGCCACTGCCACAGGGGCTTTATTTCTGAAGGGTTGTGCCGGCAATCCCCCCGATCCCAACGCCGCCAGCACCGGTACTAACCCTTCTCCCCAAGCGGCCGGGGATATTAGCCCAGAAATGATGCCCGAAACCGCCAATATCAAACTAGGCTACATTCCCATTGTGGAAGCTGCCCCATTGATCATTGCTCAAGAAAAAGGTTTCTTTGCCAAATATGGCATGACCGGTGTGGAAGTCTCCAAACAAGCCAACTGGGCCTCCGCTAGAGATAACGTCACCATTGGTTCCCAGGGAGGCGGCATCGATGGCGGCCAATGGCAAATGCCCATGCCTCACCTGATTACGGAAGGGATCATTACCAATGGCAACAAGGTGCCCATGTATGTATTGGCCCAATTGATTACCCAGGGAAATGGTATTGCCGTAGCACCAATGCATGAAGGCAAAGGGGTAAACCTGGATATCACCAAAGCGGCGGACTATATCAAGGGCTTTAACAAAACCAATGGCCGCAAATTTAAGGCAGCCCACACCTTCCCTAACGTTAACCAAGATTTTTGGATTCGTTACTGGTTTGCGGCCGGAGGCGTTGATCCTGACACCGATATTGACCTACTGGCTGTGCCTCCCGCTGAAACAGTCCAGGGCATGCGCAACGGTACCATGGATGCTTTTAGCACTGGAGATCCTTGGCCCTATCGCATCGTGACAGAAAACATTGGCTACATGGCCGGTTTAACTGCCCAAATTTGGCCCTATCACCCGGAAGAGTACCTCGCCATTCGAGCGGATTGGGTAGATAAAAATCCCAAGGCAACCAAGGCATTACTGAAGGGAATTATGGAAGCCCAACAGTGGATTGATGACCCCAAAAATCGTCCTGAAGTTGTACAGATTGTGTCCGGTAGAAATTATTTCAATGTTCCCACCACCATTTTAGAGTCTCCCTTTAAAGGTCAATACACCATGGGAGATGGTCAGCCTGCCATTGATGATTTCCAAAAAGGTCCCCTCTACTGGAAGGACGGCATTGGCAATGTTTCCTACCCCTATAAGAGCCATGATTTATGGTTCCTCACAGAAAGTATTCGTTGGGGTTTCCATAAAAACGCCATCCCCGATTTAGATACAGCTCAAAAAATTATTGACAAAGTTAATCGCGAAGATTTGTGGCGAGAAGCAGCAACGGAAGCTGGATTTACTGCCGACATTCCTAGCAGCACTTCCCGGGGCGTAGAAACGTTCTTTGATGGCATTACCTTTGACCCTGCTAATCCATCGGCTTATCTGCAAAGTTTGGCAATCAAAAAAGTCTAA
- the ntrB gene encoding nitrate ABC transporter permease gives MTTTISQRKNRAAGANPLQKFWRKRRGDILPPIFGILGFLLLWQLISSAGLIKLPPPSSLWTDPRTRTLLMYPFYDQGGLDKGLFWQTLASLGRVAQGYSLAAIVGISTGILVGTQPLLDKALDPIFQFLRMVAPLAWVPIALVALQQNQPAAIFVIFITSVWPILINTTEGVKQIPQDYINVRKVLRLSPQKFFFKILIPSALPYIFTGLRIAIGLAWLAIIAAEIVMSGIVGIGFFIWDAYQQNYISEIILAVFYIGAVGLLLDRGIAYLQKLIAPGQ, from the coding sequence ATGACCACTACCATTTCCCAAAGGAAAAATCGGGCGGCGGGGGCCAATCCCCTACAAAAGTTTTGGCGTAAGCGTCGGGGTGACATTTTGCCCCCTATATTCGGAATCTTAGGCTTTTTATTGTTGTGGCAGTTAATTTCCAGCGCAGGTCTGATTAAACTTCCCCCCCCCAGCAGTTTGTGGACCGATCCCCGTACCCGCACCCTGTTGATGTATCCCTTTTACGACCAGGGCGGTTTGGATAAGGGGTTATTTTGGCAAACCCTCGCTAGTTTAGGGCGGGTTGCTCAAGGTTATTCCCTCGCCGCCATTGTTGGCATTAGCACGGGGATTTTGGTAGGTACTCAACCCTTGCTAGATAAGGCTCTTGATCCAATTTTTCAATTTCTACGGATGGTCGCTCCCTTGGCATGGGTTCCCATTGCTTTGGTGGCTCTCCAGCAAAATCAACCAGCGGCAATTTTCGTTATTTTCATTACCTCGGTGTGGCCGATTTTAATTAATACAACGGAAGGGGTAAAACAGATTCCGCAGGATTATATTAATGTGCGTAAAGTGTTACGCTTGTCTCCCCAAAAGTTCTTCTTTAAAATTCTTATTCCCTCAGCACTACCCTATATTTTTACCGGCTTACGAATTGCCATTGGTTTAGCTTGGTTGGCAATTATTGCAGCAGAAATTGTCATGTCAGGTATTGTCGGCATCGGCTTTTTTATCTGGGATGCCTATCAACAGAATTACATCAGCGAAATTATCTTGGCAGTGTTTTACATCGGTGCGGTGGGTTTACTCCTAGACCGAGGCATTGCCTATCTCCAAAAGTTAATTGCCCCAGGACAATAA
- a CDS encoding iron uptake porin, whose amino-acid sequence MKQYRFTWLAGFATVTSLTTFPGSAGAQMLYEDVDPMVITPVQELTTLLDQPMGQVTSVSELRDVQPTDWAYEALKSLVERYGCIVGYPDRTFRGDRALSRWEFAAGLNACMNVMERLIQENVAVIRADIDKLQRLAREFEAELAALGARVDNLETRTAYLEDNQFSTTTKLNGEVIFSISGATGGEPDSDNAQIVFNDRVRLNLTTSFTGKDALITGLQAYNFTAGKPITGTGSVAETLFPNDASILGEGMTSFNYEPQFAGFNPQNLQPSCGNNSVCLYKLLYVTPVADNFTVFVGPKAEVTDAFPTIVPFASEGQGTLSRAFAINPVLRVSGGTTETGLASAAGFIYKPNDVVDWRALYGSVNAAIPQNEGFPGTPLGAGLFNGSFVAATQLTLYPTENLDLGFNYAYSYHQLNILGTGLTGAAAGTLGGLPLTTPVNVNSVGATLTWRINSSIYFTGYGAYFMVDQANGGSAFTDLASWMAGLYFPDAFVEGNTAGLMFGQPLTRVGAGNGATLTPANISNRATPYQIEAFYNYKINNNLSITPGAFVIFNPEGDSNNSTTGVFALRTTFTF is encoded by the coding sequence ATGAAACAATATCGATTCACTTGGCTCGCAGGATTTGCTACCGTTACTAGCCTAACCACATTCCCTGGTTCCGCTGGGGCTCAGATGCTGTATGAGGATGTCGATCCCATGGTAATTACTCCGGTGCAGGAACTGACTACCTTGCTGGACCAGCCCATGGGCCAAGTGACATCGGTTTCGGAGTTGCGGGATGTGCAACCAACGGATTGGGCCTATGAAGCCTTAAAAAGTTTAGTAGAGCGTTACGGTTGCATTGTGGGTTACCCCGATCGCACTTTCCGCGGCGATCGTGCCCTCAGTCGTTGGGAATTTGCCGCTGGTCTCAATGCCTGTATGAACGTGATGGAGCGGTTAATACAGGAAAATGTGGCCGTCATTCGGGCCGATATTGACAAGCTCCAACGGCTGGCAAGGGAATTTGAAGCAGAACTGGCTGCTTTGGGGGCCAGGGTTGATAACCTGGAAACCCGTACAGCCTACCTGGAAGACAATCAATTTTCCACCACCACCAAACTGAATGGGGAAGTGATTTTTTCCATTAGTGGTGCCACCGGGGGAGAACCGGATTCGGATAATGCCCAGATAGTTTTTAACGATCGGGTGCGCTTAAACCTCACCACTAGCTTTACCGGTAAAGATGCCTTAATTACGGGTTTGCAGGCCTATAACTTTACTGCTGGAAAACCCATTACCGGCACGGGAAGTGTGGCGGAAACTCTTTTTCCCAACGATGCCTCAATTTTGGGTGAAGGCATGACCAGTTTTAACTATGAACCCCAGTTTGCTGGTTTTAATCCCCAAAATCTCCAACCCAGTTGTGGCAATAACAGCGTATGTCTGTATAAATTGCTCTATGTCACACCGGTAGCAGATAATTTCACCGTTTTTGTTGGACCGAAAGCGGAAGTCACCGATGCTTTTCCCACCATTGTCCCCTTTGCCAGTGAAGGTCAGGGCACTCTTTCCCGGGCTTTTGCCATTAACCCGGTACTACGGGTCTCGGGGGGAACAACGGAAACGGGTTTAGCCTCGGCTGCCGGCTTCATTTACAAGCCTAACGATGTGGTCGATTGGCGCGCCCTTTACGGCTCTGTCAACGCTGCTATTCCCCAAAATGAAGGCTTTCCCGGCACTCCCCTCGGAGCGGGCTTATTCAACGGCAGTTTTGTGGCGGCAACCCAATTAACCCTCTATCCCACCGAAAATCTCGATCTTGGTTTCAACTATGCCTATAGCTACCACCAGCTCAATATTTTAGGTACGGGACTAACCGGGGCAGCGGCGGGAACCCTAGGCGGCCTACCGTTGACAACCCCAGTTAACGTTAATTCGGTGGGGGCGACCTTAACTTGGCGTATTAATTCCAGCATTTACTTCACCGGCTATGGTGCTTACTTCATGGTGGATCAGGCCAATGGCGGTTCGGCTTTTACCGATCTTGCTAGTTGGATGGCTGGGCTTTATTTCCCGGATGCCTTTGTGGAAGGTAATACGGCCGGTTTGATGTTTGGTCAACCCCTCACTAGGGTTGGGGCCGGTAATGGGGCAACTTTAACACCCGCCAATATCAGCAACCGTGCCACGCCCTACCAAATCGAAGCGTTTTATAACTACAAGATCAACAACAATCTCAGCATTACTCCCGGTGCGTTTGTAATTTTTAATCCGGAAGGCGACTCTAACAATAGTACAACAGGGGTCTTTGCCCTACGGACGACGTTCACATTTTAG
- a CDS encoding nitrate ABC transporter ATP-binding protein (This model describes the ATP binding subunits of ATP-binding cassette (ABC) transporters for nitrate transport, or for bicarbonate transport, in bacteria and archaea.): MSLFVAVDNIDKVFSLTDGGEYIALKGINLEIKKGEFVSLIGHSGCGKSTLLNMIAGLDLPSEGIVTLEGQRIKQPGPDKMVIFQNYSLLPWLTVKQNIALAVDEVMKGASAAERKAIVEEHINLVGLGHAVDKRPGELSGGMKQRVAIARALAIRPKLLLLDEPFGALDALTRGNLQEQLMRICEQYQVTAVMVTHDVDEAVLLSDRIVMLTNGPGSNIGGILEVDIPRPRKRMEVVEHPSYYSLRSEIIYFLNQQKRIKKLRAKKTTAIARHGLEKVNLELGYVPLVACAPLVVAQEKGFFAKHGLDEVSLVRETSWRGIVDGIAGGYLDGAQMPAGMPTWLTAGGYREQSIPVVSALTMTRNGNAITLSKKLYDQGIYTAEDFRQLLLASDGDRHTLGMVHPSSMHNLLLRYWLAAHNINPDRDVHLKTIPPAQMVADLKAGTIDGYCVSEPWNLRASMEGAGFSIATDLEIWQNHPGKVLGVREDWAIAHPNTHVALVKALLEACAYCADPNHEMEIRELLATRQYLSTNIDYIHLGDPEGRTCRLGNPVEYSHHLFFGDQFNRPSRTEHLWMMTQMARWGDIPFPRNWVEILERVCRVGVFSTAARELGYDVNYQRQPIALFDGKVFNADDPIAYLNQTVIHRNFTIAEVHLDNPTPAPVFA, encoded by the coding sequence ATGAGTCTTTTTGTTGCTGTTGATAATATCGATAAGGTTTTTTCCCTCACCGATGGAGGTGAATACATCGCCCTCAAGGGGATTAACTTGGAAATTAAAAAGGGGGAATTTGTTTCCCTGATTGGCCACTCCGGCTGTGGTAAGTCAACTTTGCTAAATATGATTGCGGGGTTAGATTTACCAAGTGAAGGCATTGTTACCCTGGAAGGTCAGCGGATCAAGCAGCCCGGCCCGGACAAAATGGTGATTTTCCAAAATTACTCCCTACTGCCTTGGTTAACGGTGAAGCAAAATATTGCCCTCGCTGTGGATGAGGTGATGAAGGGGGCATCGGCGGCGGAACGCAAGGCCATTGTTGAAGAACACATTAATTTAGTGGGCCTAGGCCATGCAGTGGATAAGCGGCCCGGTGAATTATCCGGGGGAATGAAACAACGGGTGGCGATCGCCAGGGCGTTGGCCATTCGACCAAAATTATTGTTACTGGATGAACCCTTTGGCGCGTTGGATGCTTTGACCAGGGGCAATTTACAAGAGCAATTAATGCGCATTTGTGAACAGTATCAAGTCACAGCGGTGATGGTTACCCACGACGTGGATGAAGCGGTTTTATTATCAGATCGGATTGTGATGCTAACCAATGGCCCCGGTTCCAACATTGGCGGTATTTTGGAAGTGGATATTCCCCGCCCCCGTAAACGCATGGAAGTGGTAGAACACCCTAGTTACTACAGCCTCCGCAGCGAGATTATTTACTTCCTCAACCAACAAAAACGGATCAAAAAATTACGGGCGAAAAAAACCACGGCGATCGCCAGACATGGCCTAGAAAAAGTCAATCTGGAATTGGGCTATGTGCCCCTGGTGGCCTGTGCGCCCCTGGTGGTGGCCCAGGAAAAAGGCTTTTTTGCCAAGCATGGCTTAGATGAAGTGAGCTTGGTGCGGGAAACCAGTTGGCGGGGCATTGTGGACGGCATCGCTGGGGGTTACCTAGATGGGGCTCAAATGCCAGCGGGGATGCCCACTTGGCTAACCGCAGGGGGTTATCGGGAACAATCCATTCCCGTGGTCAGCGCTTTGACCATGACCCGCAACGGCAACGCCATTACCCTCAGTAAAAAACTCTACGACCAAGGCATTTACACCGCCGAGGATTTTCGCCAGCTTCTATTGGCCTCGGACGGCGATCGCCACACCCTGGGCATGGTCCACCCTTCCTCCATGCATAACCTCCTGTTGCGCTATTGGCTGGCGGCCCACAACATCAACCCAGACCGGGATGTGCATCTGAAAACCATTCCCCCGGCCCAGATGGTAGCCGATCTGAAGGCAGGCACCATTGACGGCTATTGTGTCAGCGAACCCTGGAATTTACGGGCTTCCATGGAAGGGGCTGGGTTTAGCATTGCCACCGATTTGGAAATTTGGCAAAATCACCCCGGTAAAGTTTTAGGAGTGCGGGAAGATTGGGCGATCGCCCATCCCAATACTCATGTGGCCTTGGTGAAAGCTCTGTTGGAAGCCTGTGCCTACTGCGCTGACCCCAACCACGAAATGGAAATTCGGGAACTGTTGGCCACCCGTCAATACCTCAGCACCAACATTGACTATATTCACCTGGGTGATCCCGAAGGCCGCACCTGCCGCCTAGGCAATCCCGTGGAATATTCCCACCATCTTTTCTTTGGCGATCAATTTAACCGTCCCAGTCGTACCGAACATCTTTGGATGATGACCCAAATGGCCCGCTGGGGAGATATTCCCTTTCCCCGCAACTGGGTGGAAATTTTAGAGCGGGTTTGTCGAGTCGGGGTATTTAGTACCGCCGCCCGGGAATTGGGCTACGACGTGAACTATCAGCGGCAACCGATCGCCCTTTTTGACGGGAAAGTATTTAACGCCGATGACCCCATTGCCTACCTGAATCAAACTGTCATTCATCGCAATTTCACCATTGCTGAAGTACATCTTGATAACCCCACCCCAGCCCCAGTTTTTGCCTAA
- a CDS encoding nitrate ABC transporter ATP-binding protein (This model describes the ATP binding subunits of ATP-binding cassette (ABC) transporters for nitrate transport, or for bicarbonate transport, in bacteria and archaea.) codes for MQTLKSQRAMPTATPSDQKTTAFLTIENVSKVYPTAKGPYTVLENVNLTVNEGEFICVIGHSGCGKSTLLNMVSGFASPTDGSVQVGGKIITEPGPDRMVVFQNYALLPWLTALENVYIAVDAVHSQKTEAEKRAIAKDHLAMVGLTDSMDKKPGQISGGMKQRVSIARALAIRPEVLILDEPFGALDAITKEELQEELLQIWNDHRCTVLMITHDIDEALFLADRLVMMTNGPHANIGEIMTIPFSRPRDRDRIMEDPTYYQLRNYALDFLYNRFAHDDVA; via the coding sequence ATGCAAACCTTAAAATCCCAGCGCGCCATGCCTACTGCAACTCCATCGGATCAAAAAACCACTGCCTTTTTAACCATCGAAAACGTTTCCAAGGTGTACCCCACCGCCAAGGGTCCTTACACGGTGTTGGAAAATGTCAACCTCACCGTTAACGAAGGGGAATTTATTTGCGTCATTGGCCACTCCGGTTGTGGTAAATCAACTCTGCTCAATATGGTGTCCGGTTTTGCCAGTCCCACAGACGGCTCTGTGCAGGTGGGAGGAAAAATCATCACTGAGCCTGGCCCCGATCGCATGGTGGTATTCCAAAACTATGCCCTACTGCCTTGGTTAACTGCCCTGGAAAATGTGTACATTGCCGTAGATGCTGTCCATTCCCAAAAAACAGAAGCGGAAAAACGGGCGATCGCCAAAGACCATTTAGCCATGGTGGGCCTAACCGATTCCATGGATAAAAAACCGGGGCAAATTTCTGGCGGCATGAAGCAAAGGGTCTCCATTGCCCGGGCCCTGGCCATTCGTCCAGAAGTGCTAATCCTTGATGAACCATTTGGAGCCTTGGATGCTATCACCAAGGAGGAATTACAGGAAGAGTTACTACAAATCTGGAATGACCACCGCTGCACCGTGTTGATGATCACCCACGACATTGATGAAGCCCTCTTCCTGGCCGATCGCCTTGTGATGATGACCAATGGCCCCCACGCCAACATTGGCGAAATTATGACCATACCCTTTTCTCGCCCCCGGGACCGGGACAGGATTATGGAAGACCCCACCTATTACCAGCTACGTAACTACGCCCTCGACTTCCTCTATAACCGCTTTGCCCATGACGACGTGGCTTAG